Proteins from one Mycteria americana isolate JAX WOST 10 ecotype Jacksonville Zoo and Gardens chromosome 1, USCA_MyAme_1.0, whole genome shotgun sequence genomic window:
- the LOC142404494 gene encoding sodium-dependent proline transporter-like, whose translation MEGPTADPTSQPWPGPQPQPETLAPSLPRETWASKYEFLLSCLGYCVGLGNVWRFPYLCYRNGGGVFLIPYFVMLLVTGLPLFLMELSLGQYGAAGPITVWKCCPLLKGVGVAMLIVSSLVSLYYNVIIAWAFYYLGSSFQSPLPWSCNAPRNAELCQNASGSAGGVSASEVFWNERVLGVTHSSGLGDPGPVQGPLALCLLAAWILLFLCMLKGIRSSGKVVYFTATFPYLVILILVIRGATLDGSLNGVRFYLSSDWSRLQSAQVWSDAASQIFYSLGIGFGGLLSMASYNKFDNNVIRDTLVIAIGNCCTSFFAGFAIFSVLGHMAWRKQVPVGSVADSGPGLAFVAYPEALSLLPGSPFWSILFFLMLFTLGVDTLFGNIEGITTAILDEFPALRDWKRKTALLGALCISFYLLGLLLVTQGGIFWFTLIDTYSTGFGLIVVALFMCLGIAFCYGVNQFCQDIVDMICRCPPWCSHMLGYFKVCWAFFTPCLLLFTLIYTFLDMYGVPLRYGTYEYPAWGTSLGVCMGVLTCLQIPLWATVALCRESGTLSDRFQKATEPLRSWRTATARDVAGDVIDVPFTITLTGSDFTAPPHGGSEA comes from the exons ATGGAGGGTCCGACCGCCGACCCCAccagccagccctggccaggaccccagccccagcctgagaccctggcccccagcctgccccgggAGACCTGGGCCAGCAAGTACGAGTTCCTGCTGTCCTGCCTGGGCTACTGCGTGGGGCTGGGCAACGTCTGGCGCTTTCCCTACCTGTGTTACCGCAACGGAGGAG gtgtCTTCCTCATCCCCTACTTCGTCATGCTGCTCGTCACGGGGCTGCCCCTCTTCCTGATGGAGCTGAGCCTGGGCCAGTACGGGGCCGCGGGGCCCATCACTGTCTGGAAGTGCTGCCCGCTCCTGAAag GCGTTGGCGTTGCCATGCTGATCGTGTCCTCCCTGGTGTCCCTCTACTACAACGTCATCATCGCCTGGGCTTTCTACTACCTGGGCTCCTCCTTCCAGAGCCCCCTGCCCTGGTCCTGCAATGCCCCCAGGAACGCGGAGCTCTGCCAG AACGCGTCGGGGAGCGCCGGCGGGGTCAGTGCCAGCGAGGTTTTCTGGAA CGAGCGGGTTCTGGGGGTGACGCACAGCTCCGGCCTCGGGGACCCTGGGCCCGTGCAGGGGCCCCTCGCCCTGTGCCTGCTGGCGGCCTggatcctcctcttcctctgcatgTTGAAGGGCATCCGCAGCTCCGGCAAG GTGGTGTACTTCACGGCCACCTTCCCCTACCTGGTCATCCTCATCCTCGTCATCCGGGGGGCCACGCTGGACGGCTCCCTCAACGGCGTCCGCTTCTACCTCTCCTCGGACTGGAGCAGGCTGCAGAGCGCCCAG GTGTGGAGCGACGCAGCCTCGCAGATCTTCTACTCCCTGGGCATCGGGTTCGGGGGGCTGCTCTCCATGGCCTCCTACAACAAGTTTGACAACAACGTCATCCG GGACACCTTGGTCATCGCCATCGGGAACTGCTGCACCAGCTTCTTTGCCGGCTTTGCCATCTTCTCGGTGCTGGGACACATGGCCTGGAGGAAACAAGTCCCCGTGGGCAGCGTTGCCGACTCAG GCCCCGGGCTGGCGTTTGTGGCGTACCCTGaagccctctccctgctgcccggctccccgTTCTGGTCCATCCTCTTCTTCCTGATGCTCTTCACGCTGGGAGTGGACACTTTG TTCGGGAACATCGAGGGCATCACCACAGCCATCCTGGATGAGTTCCCAGCCCTGCGCGACTGGAAGAGGAAGACGGCGTTGCTGGGTGCGCTCTGCATCTCCTTCTACCTGCTGGGGCTCCTGCTGGTCACCCAG GGAGGCATCTTCTGGTTCACCCTCATTGACACGTACAGCACCGGCTTCGGGCTCATCGTCGTCGCCCTCTTCATGTGCCTGGGCATCGCCTTCTGCTACG GCGTGAACCAGTTCTGCCAGGACATCGTGGACATGATCTGCCGGTGCCCGCCCTGGTGCAGTCACATGCTGGGCTACTTCAAGGTGTGCTGGGCCTTCTTTaccccctgcctgctgctg TTCACGCTCATCTACACCTTCCTGGACATGTACGGCGTGCCCCTGCGCTACGGCACCTACGAGTACCCCGCCTGGGGCACGAGCCTGGGCGTCTGCATGGGTGTCCTCACCTGCCTGCAGATTCCGCTCTGGGCCACCGTGGCCCTGTGTCGCGAGTCGGGGACGCTGAGCGAT CGCTTCCAGAAAGCCACCGAGCCCCTGCGCTCCTGGAGAACGGCCACTGCCCGGGACGTGGCTGGAGACGTCATCGACGTGCCGTTCACCATCACCCTGACTGGCAGCGACTTCACCGCGCCACCCCACGGCGGCAGCGAAGCCTGA